One Hevea brasiliensis isolate MT/VB/25A 57/8 chromosome 5, ASM3005281v1, whole genome shotgun sequence genomic region harbors:
- the LOC110646110 gene encoding LOW QUALITY PROTEIN: growth-regulating factor 3 (The sequence of the model RefSeq protein was modified relative to this genomic sequence to represent the inferred CDS: inserted 1 base in 1 codon) → MDFHLKPWRTEQLESEEQHSAKMPKLLMDSHQPQLQYSYGSTAPLPLFVPESNSKISNLSAFPDSTPAAATTTRFPRMGGSYFSLVQWQELELQALIYRYMLAGAAVPPELLQSIKKSLLHSPPYFLHHPLQQYSYYQPALLQTGYWGRAAMDPEPGRCRRTDGKKWRCSRDVVAGQKYCERHVHRGRNRSRKPVEIPTPTSSSTATTSVGIGGEGAGAAAGAAFNSTASIVAPPLAAVPIGASFSFSGQSPSTDLLHLNNGSMDSKPEIKGLFGPQNEFAXRRDGHILRHFFDDWPRSLQQPDTAGSNASPMNSATCLSISMSGNSSSDVSLKLSTGNGEESAGNGRNEREHPQVNWTGGWGTTQVASMGGPLAEALRSSTSNSSPTSVLHQLPRGSASETSYVST, encoded by the exons atggACTTCCATCTGAAGCCATGGAGAACCGAGCAGCTTGAGTCAGAAGAACAACATTCTGCAAAGATGCCAAAACTCCTCATGGATTCCCATCAACCACAACTACAATACTCATATGGGTCTACTGCTCCTCTCCCTTTGTTTGTACCTGAATCCAACAGTAAAATCAGTAACCTGTCAGCATTTCCAGATTCAACCCCAGCTGCTGCCACCACCACCAGATTTCCCA GGATGGGAGGAAGTTACTTTAGCTTGGTTCAGTGGCAGGAGCTAGAACTACAAGCTCTGATCTACAGGTACATGTTAGCAGGTGCTGCCGTTCCTCCTGAACTCCTCCAATCAATCAAGAAAAGCCTTCTTCACTCTCCTCCATATTTCCTTCACCACCCACTTCAACAGTACTCTTATTATCAGCCAGCTT TGTTGCAAACAGGGTATTGGGGAAGAGCAGCCATGGATCCGGAGCCTGGTCGTTGCCGGAGAACAGATGGTAAAAAATGGCGGTGTTCGAGGGACGTTGTGGCTGGTCAGAAGTATTGCGAGCGCCACGTTCACCGTGGCCGCAACCGTTCAAGAAAGCCTGTGGAAATCCCCACACCTACATCATCCTCCACCGCTACCACTTCTGTTGGTATTGGTGGGGAAGGTGCGGGGGCTGCGGCCGGTGCTGCTTTCAATAGCACCGCATCCATTGTTGCACCGCCCCTAGCTGCGGTGCCTATCGGGGCGAGTTTTTCTTTTTCTGGGCAATCGCCTTCCACAGATCTCCTTCACCTCAATAACGG TTCCATGGATTCCAAACCTGAAATCAAGGGCCTCTTTGGACCCCAAAATGAGTTTG ATAGAAGAGATGGTCACATTCTGAGGCATTTTTTCGATGACTGGCCAAGGTCGCTTCAACAACCAGATACTGCAGGAAGCAATGCTAGTCCAATGAACTCTGCAACTTGTCTCTCAATTTCAATGTCTGGAAACTCTTCATCAGACGTCTCGTTGAAATTGTCCACTGGCAATGGAGAAGAATCAGCAGGCAACGGACGCAATGAAAGGGAGCATCCCCAAGTGAATTGGACCGGTGGATGGGGCACAACACAGGTGGCTTCCATGGGAGGACCTCTCGCAGAAGCGCTAAGATCTTCCACCTCCAATTCATCTCCGACAAGTGTTCTACACCAGTTACCTCGTGGTTCTGCTTCTGAAACTAGTTATGTTAGCACTTGA
- the LOC110646108 gene encoding uncharacterized protein LOC110646108: MMPKMEQPQQQNQLVVQNSGSLSFSSQMSKEDEEMSRSALSAFRAKEEEIEKKKLEVKEKVQAQLGRVEEETKRLAMIREELEALADPMRKEVAVVRKKIDTVNKELKPLGHTVQKKEREYKEAQEAFSEKNKEKEQLITKLMELVRESERLRLKKLEELSKNIDSMH, translated from the exons ATGATGCCGAAAATGGAGCAACCACAGCAACAGAACCAGTTAGTAGTGCAAAACTCAGGCAGCCTTAGCTTTAGCAGCCAAATGTCTAAAGAAGATGAAGAGATGTCAAGGTCTGCCCTTTCCGCCTTTAGAGCTAAAGAAGAAGAGATTGAGAAGAAGAAACTGGAGGTTAAAGAGAAAGTACAAGCTCAGTTGGGTCGTGTTGAGGAAGAGACCAAACGTTTGGCCATGATTCGTGAG GAACTTGAAGCACTGGCAGATCCCATGAGGAAAGAGGTTGCTGTAGTTAGAAAGAAGATTGATACAGTGAACAAAGAATTGAAGCCACTAGGGCATACTGTCCAGAAGAAG GAGAGAGAATACAAGGAAGCCCAGGAGGCTTTCAGTGAAAAGAACAAGGAGAAAGAACAGCTTATAACCAAATTGATGGAG CTGGTGAGAGAAAGTGAGAGGTTGAGGCTGAAGAAGCTGGAGGAGCTGAGCAAGAACATAGATTCCATGCACTGA